From Phycodurus eques isolate BA_2022a chromosome 13, UOR_Pequ_1.1, whole genome shotgun sequence, a single genomic window includes:
- the LOC133411634 gene encoding RE1-silencing transcription factor-like isoform X1 — MTTHTRTSADMCWVKSDDSEPTSRSAGDGATARSWTRRFRDVDPIPLQLQGGPASARLYCDVIDGLAEAGGLAEVFLVEIFRCKVCRFTCGLKSAICSHLLLAHASPEEAGLQRPALTYALDLKHDDDDFLLYDMLRDIDPPACHIDAHAGLKVTHNCEVSSLFEDDESIFPVKTAFRPADPPAVREEAAQSAHLMTLGLCRIAAARPQPEPGAAHPARPTSDPPLSKDGEKDVRKDAWRAPERRHARRRVRDVHQRRSAERRAELKLRGRRPEAGQRGAESHDLDENAGKSRRAIGGADGKKKITTHLDSSCRRSSTDRQKKERGELAAFVCSLCHKKLSSKVTLQRHLGVHTGIKLFSCPTCSYTSRLKESLQQHVRTHTGEKPFRCASCPYASIDRSSLVRHSRTHSQEKPYKCSQCDYSSIQKKSLDLHARRHHTGETFPCQQCDYASADRQLLLRHTRRHHHHHRQPHASSHNAEGQLEAPISKVQMSDV, encoded by the exons ATGACGACACACACGAGGACGTCAGCTGACATGTGCTGGGTCAAAAGCGACGACTCGGAGCCGACATCCCGGTCGGCGGGCGACGGCGCGACCGCACGGAGCTGGACGCGGCGTTTCCGGGACGTGGACCCCATCCCACTTCAGCTGCAAGGCGGGCCCGCCAGCGCCCGTCTCTACTGTGACGTCATCGACGGCCTGGCGGAGGCCGGTGGCCTGGCCGAGGTTTTCCTGGTAGAGATCTTCCGCTGCAAAGTGTGCCGCTTTACCTGCGGCCTCAAGAGCGCCATCTGCAGTCACTTGCTGCTGGCGCACGCCTCGCCAGAGGAGGCGGGGCTTCAGCGGCCGGCGCTGACCTACGCGCTCGACCTCAAACACGACGATGACGACTTCCTGCTCTACGACATGCTGCGCGACATCGACCCGCCCGCCTGCCACATTGATGCCCACGCGGGGTTAAAGGTCACGCACAACTGTGAG GTCAgcagcctttttgaggacgacGAGTCCATCTTCCCCGTGAAGACAGCGTTTCGTCCCGCGGATCCCCCCGCCGTTCGCGAGGAGGCGGCGCAGTCCGCCCACCTCATGACGCTCGGATTGTGTCGCATCGCCGCCGCGCGACCGCAGCCAGAGCCCGGGGCCGCGCATCCCGCCCGTCCGACGTCGGACCCGCCGCTGTCCAAGGACGGCGAAAAGGACGTGAGGAAGGACGCTTGGCGCGCACCTGAGCGACGTCACGCGCGGCGTCGCGTGAGGGACGTCCATCAGAGGCGGTCGGCTGAGCGGCGGGCGGAGCTAAAGTTACGTGGGAGGAGGCCGGAGGCGGGGCAAAGAGGGGCAGAGTCACATGACCTCGACGAGAacgctg GTAAAAGTCGACGTGCGATCGGAGGAGCTGACGGGAAGAAGAAAATTACGACACACCTGGACAG CTCTTGTCGCAGATCATcaacagacagacaaaaaaaagaaagaggagagTTGGCGGCGTTCGTCTGCTCGCTTTGTCACAA GAAGTTGTCCAGCAAAGTCACTCTGCAGCGCCACCTGGGGGTCCACACTGGAATAAAACTCTTCTCCTGTCCCACGTGTTCATACACCAGCAGACTCAAGGAGTCGCTACAACAACACGTCAGGACGCACACTg GTGAAAAGCCTTTCAGGTGTGCGTCGTGTCCATACGCTTCCATCGATCGGAGTTCTCTGGTGCGACATTCCCGAACACACAGCCAAGAAAAACCGTACAAGTGTTCACAATGTGACTACAGCAG CATCCAGAAGAAGAGTTTGGATCTTCACGCACGTCGCCATCACACAGGGGAGACATTTCCATGCCAACAGTGCGACTACGCTAGCGCAGACCGCCAGTTGCTGCTGAGACACACGCgcagacatcatcatcatcatcggcaGCCGCACGCGTCCTCCCACAATGCCGAAGGGCAACTTGAGGCGCCGATCTCAAAG GTTCAAATGTCTGATGTGTGA
- the bfsp2 gene encoding phakinin isoform X5: MGSKVKSAAGRNVGPGNSMDDFMTDSVTEDPWYGGPTASTADYDFPNLMCDLSSVRAFRRACEPPLFWMIALVGGAGNLAVVWIYLNFRRRLKTMTDVFLLNLAVADLLFLVTLPLWAAEASHGWTFGAALCKVTSAVYKVNLFSSTLLLTCISVDRYVVIVQTAKARNSQAERRRRGRLACGAVWLAAVLLATPELAFATTAPAEADGGPRDFCRMLFPPHMGRRAKMATLWVQVIMGFCLPFAVMAACYGAVVATLLKTRSFQKHKAMRVVLAVVAIFLATQLPHNAVLVTEAAQAASVTVTNCRELKRFLKAGQVLKGVAYLHACLNPFLYAFVGVRFRRDLSQQLRACARRRPRTPSDQLSRSGKSPLGSTRASDSDTSQALSL; this comes from the exons ATGGGGTCAAAGGTCAAGTCCGCAG CTGGAAGAAACGTGGGACCGGGCAACTCCATGGATGACTTCATGACGGACTCTGTGACCGAG GACCCCTGGTACGGCGGACCGACGGCCAGCACCGCCGACTACGACTTCCCGAACCTGATGTGCGACCTGTCGTCGGTGCGGGCCTTCCGGCGCGCGTGCGAGCCGCCGCTCTTCTGGATGATCGCGCTGGTGGGCGGTGCCGGGAACCTGGCGGTGGTCTGGATCTACCTGAACTTCCGTCGGCGTCTCAAGACCATGACCGACGTGTTCCTGCTCAACCTGGCTGTGGCCGACCTTCTGTTCCTGGTCACGCTGCCCCTGTGGGCGGCTGAGGCGTCTCACGGCTGGACCTTCGGTGCCGCCCTGTGCAAG GTGACGTCGGCGGTGTACAAGGTGAACCTGTTCAGCTCCACGCTGCTGCTGACGTGCATCAGCGTGGACCGCTACGTGGTCATCGTGCAGACGGCCAAGGCCCGCAACTCACAGGCCGAGCGGCGCCGCCGCGGGAGGCTGGCGTGCGGCGCCGTCTGGTTGGCCGCCGTGCTGCTGGCCACGCCCGAGCTGGCCTTCGCGACCACCGCGCCGGCCGAGGCGGACGGCGGCCCGCGCGACTTCTGCCGGATGCTGTTCCCGCCGCACATGGGGAGGCGCGCCAAGATGGCCACGCTGTGGGTGCAGGTAATCATGGGCTTCTGCCTCCCCTTTGCCGTCATGGCGGCGTGCTACGGCGCCGTGGTGGCCACGCTGCTCAAGACGCGCAGCTTCCAGAAGCACAAGGCCATGCGCGTGGTCCTGGCCGTGGTGGCCATCTTCCTGGCCACCCAGCTGCCGCACAACGCCGTCCTGGTGACGGAGGCGGCGCAGGCAGCCAGCGTGACCGTCACCAACTGCCGCGAGCTCAAGCGCTTCCTGAAAGCGGGCCAGGTCCTGAAGGGCGTGGCCTATCTGCACGCCTGCCTCAACCCCTTCCTGTACGCTTTCGTGGGCGTGCGCTTCCGCCGGGACCTCAGCCAGCAGCTGCGGGCGTGCGCCCGCCGGCGCCCCCGGACGCCCTCAGACCAGCTCAGCCGCTCCGGGAAAAGTCCGCTGGGGTCCACCAGAGCGTCCGACAGCGACACCTCGCAGGCGCTGTCGCTGTAG
- the LOC133411634 gene encoding protein disulfide-isomerase TMX3-like isoform X3 — MPKGNLRRRSQRFKCLMCDRLLWSVSELLKAVRVTRPLPVHRSKLQACRWFGLNLLDMFAHAGSTLNMLAVLLLCATVAPLRAFVDELDDSLLEMRQIEDIWLIKFYAPWCSMCKQLDPVWHQIGSELKSVGSPVNVGKCDAIANAGLAKEFKVRSYPAIFMWKNDVKYLHIGPRTGDAIVKFAHRISGPLIRPLTSLKLFQHALSHHDVMFVYIGASSPLKGVFSAVAQEMIVSTFFFSASREVLPKAVSLPALPTVVVFKDAGYFSYNETSDGSLKAWIKRERFNNYANVDSYMLYAMGDSGKLVLLALLDDASVSQQNLRYKSLVKKVSQDYKAVYSRNIHFGFMEGDHYINGLIMGKLGLPAIVMLNLSTDSYFLPPTSLETERHLLDFLDQVLDGSIQAHGGNGVTQRVRRFIYETKVTLLPLFAEAPLLGCFLLGLPLGLVGLVCFVCRTALSDHGGQEDDDDRHIYSRRQIPEKKSD; from the exons ATGCCGAAGGGCAACTTGAGGCGCCGATCTCAAAG GTTCAAATGTCTGATGTGTGATCGTCTGCTTTGGTCAGTCTCTGAACTCCTGAAAGCTGTCAGAGTGACACGCCCACTTCCGGTGCATCGTAGCAA ATTACAAGCGTGCAGATGGTTTGGTCTTAATCTGCTCGACATGTTTGCCCACGCCGGCAGCACGCTCAACATGCTCGCAG TGCTGCTGCTGTGTGCGACCGTGGCCCCGCTTCGGGCCTTCGTGGACGAACTGGACGACTC CTTGTTGGAGATGAGACAaattgaagacatttggctgaTTAAA TTTTACGCCCCCTGGTGTTCGATGTGCAAGCAGCTGGACCCGGTGTGGCACCAGATCGGTTCGGAGCTGAAGAGCGTCGGGTCTCCCGTCAACGTCGGCAAATGTGACGCCATCGCTAACGCGG GCTTGGCTAAAGAGTTCAAAGTTCGCAGCTATCCCGCCATCTTCAT GTGGAAGAATGATGTAAAATATCTTCACATAGGACCCCGAACCGGAGACGCCATCGTCAAATTTGCTCATCGAATTAGTGG TCCGCTGATTCGACCTTTGACCAGCCTGAAGCTCTTCCAACACGCTCTGAGTCACCATGATgtcatgtttgtttatattggaGCGTCATCGCCACTCAAA ggTGTGTTCTCTGCCGTGGCTCAGGAGATGATCGTGTCCACATTCTTCTTCTCTGCCAGCAGAGAAGTCCTGCCCAAG GCCGTGTCGCTTCCCGCTCTCCCGACTGTGGTGGTCTTCAAAGATGCCGGTTACTTCAGCTACAATG AGACGAGCGACGGCTCGCTGAAGGCCTGGATCAAAAGGGAAAGATTCAACAACTACGCCAATGTGGACAGCTACATGCTCTATGCCATGGGAGACTCGG GGAAGCTGGTTCTATTGGCGCTGTTGGACGACGCCAGTGTGAGCCAACAAAATCTCAG GTACAAAAGTCTGGTCAAGAAAGTTTCACAAGACTACAAAGCTGTCTACAGCAG AAACATCCACTTTGGCTTCATGGAGGGCGATCACTACATCAACGGACTCATCATGGG CAAACTCGGACTTCCGGCCATCGTCATGTTGAATCTGTCCACCGACAGCTACTTCCTGCCGCCGACCTCGCTGGAGACTGAGCGCCACCTGCTGGACTTTTTGGATCAGGTTCTGGACGGCAGCATCCAG GCTCACGGAGGAAACGGAGTCACTCAGCGAGTCAGACGTTTCATTTACGAAACCAAAGTCACGCTCCTG CCGCTCTTCGCTGAGGCTCCGCTGCTCGGCTGCTTCCTGCTGGGCCTCCCGCTGGGCCTTGTGGGCTTGGTGTGCTTCGTGTGCCGGACGGCCCTGTCAGACCACGGAGGCcaagaagacgacgacgaccggCACATCTACTCTCGGAGACAAATACCAGAGAAGAAGTCAGACTGA
- the LOC133411634 gene encoding zinc finger protein 2-like isoform X5, whose product MTTHTRTSADMCWVKSDDSEPTSRSAGDGATARSWTRRFRDVDPIPLQLQGGPASARLYCDVIDGLAEAGGLAEVFLVEIFRCKVCRFTCGLKSAICSHLLLAHASPEEAGLQRPALTYALDLKHDDDDFLLYDMLRDIDPPACHIDAHAGLKVTHNCEVSSLFEDDESIFPVKTAFRPADPPAVREEAAQSAHLMTLGLCRIAAARPQPEPGAAHPARPTSDPPLSKDGEKDVRKDAWRAPERRHARRRVRDVHQRRSAERRAELKLRGRRPEAGQRGAESHDLDENAGKSRRAIGGADGKKKITTHLDSSCRRSSTDRQKKERGELAAFVCSLCHKKLSSKVTLQRHLGVHTGIKLFSCPTCSYTSRLKESLQQHVRTHTGNTHARDRTHTSNSHKHDRTHHGDTHTHTCQDAHW is encoded by the exons ATGACGACACACACGAGGACGTCAGCTGACATGTGCTGGGTCAAAAGCGACGACTCGGAGCCGACATCCCGGTCGGCGGGCGACGGCGCGACCGCACGGAGCTGGACGCGGCGTTTCCGGGACGTGGACCCCATCCCACTTCAGCTGCAAGGCGGGCCCGCCAGCGCCCGTCTCTACTGTGACGTCATCGACGGCCTGGCGGAGGCCGGTGGCCTGGCCGAGGTTTTCCTGGTAGAGATCTTCCGCTGCAAAGTGTGCCGCTTTACCTGCGGCCTCAAGAGCGCCATCTGCAGTCACTTGCTGCTGGCGCACGCCTCGCCAGAGGAGGCGGGGCTTCAGCGGCCGGCGCTGACCTACGCGCTCGACCTCAAACACGACGATGACGACTTCCTGCTCTACGACATGCTGCGCGACATCGACCCGCCCGCCTGCCACATTGATGCCCACGCGGGGTTAAAGGTCACGCACAACTGTGAG GTCAgcagcctttttgaggacgacGAGTCCATCTTCCCCGTGAAGACAGCGTTTCGTCCCGCGGATCCCCCCGCCGTTCGCGAGGAGGCGGCGCAGTCCGCCCACCTCATGACGCTCGGATTGTGTCGCATCGCCGCCGCGCGACCGCAGCCAGAGCCCGGGGCCGCGCATCCCGCCCGTCCGACGTCGGACCCGCCGCTGTCCAAGGACGGCGAAAAGGACGTGAGGAAGGACGCTTGGCGCGCACCTGAGCGACGTCACGCGCGGCGTCGCGTGAGGGACGTCCATCAGAGGCGGTCGGCTGAGCGGCGGGCGGAGCTAAAGTTACGTGGGAGGAGGCCGGAGGCGGGGCAAAGAGGGGCAGAGTCACATGACCTCGACGAGAacgctg GTAAAAGTCGACGTGCGATCGGAGGAGCTGACGGGAAGAAGAAAATTACGACACACCTGGACAG CTCTTGTCGCAGATCATcaacagacagacaaaaaaaagaaagaggagagTTGGCGGCGTTCGTCTGCTCGCTTTGTCACAA GAAGTTGTCCAGCAAAGTCACTCTGCAGCGCCACCTGGGGGTCCACACTGGAATAAAACTCTTCTCCTGTCCCACGTGTTCATACACCAGCAGACTCAAGGAGTCGCTACAACAACACGTCAGGACGCACACTggtaacacacacgcacgtgacAGGACGCACACTAGTAACTCACACAAGCATGACAGGACGCACCAtggtgacacacacactcacacatgtcAGGACGCACACTG GTGA
- the LOC133411634 gene encoding protein disulfide-isomerase TMX3-like isoform X4, protein MPKGNLRRRSQRFKCLMCDRLLWSVSELLKAVRVTRPLPVHRSKLQACRWFGLNLLDMFAHAGSTLNMLAVLLLCATVAPLRAFVDELDDSLLEMRQIEDIWLIKFYAPWCSMCKQLDPVWHQIGSELKSVGSPVNVGKCDAIANAGLAKEFKVRSYPAIFMWKNDVKYLHIGPRTGDAIVKFAHRISGPLIRPLTSLKLFQHALSHHDVMFVYIGASSPLKGVFSAVAQEMIVSTFFFSASREVLPKAVSLPALPTVVVFKDAGYFSYNETSDGSLKAWIKRERFNNYANVDSYMLYAMGDSGKLVLLALLDDASVSQQNLRNIHFGFMEGDHYINGLIMGKLGLPAIVMLNLSTDSYFLPPTSLETERHLLDFLDQVLDGSIQAHGGNGVTQRVRRFIYETKVTLLPLFAEAPLLGCFLLGLPLGLVGLVCFVCRTALSDHGGQEDDDDRHIYSRRQIPEKKSD, encoded by the exons ATGCCGAAGGGCAACTTGAGGCGCCGATCTCAAAG GTTCAAATGTCTGATGTGTGATCGTCTGCTTTGGTCAGTCTCTGAACTCCTGAAAGCTGTCAGAGTGACACGCCCACTTCCGGTGCATCGTAGCAA ATTACAAGCGTGCAGATGGTTTGGTCTTAATCTGCTCGACATGTTTGCCCACGCCGGCAGCACGCTCAACATGCTCGCAG TGCTGCTGCTGTGTGCGACCGTGGCCCCGCTTCGGGCCTTCGTGGACGAACTGGACGACTC CTTGTTGGAGATGAGACAaattgaagacatttggctgaTTAAA TTTTACGCCCCCTGGTGTTCGATGTGCAAGCAGCTGGACCCGGTGTGGCACCAGATCGGTTCGGAGCTGAAGAGCGTCGGGTCTCCCGTCAACGTCGGCAAATGTGACGCCATCGCTAACGCGG GCTTGGCTAAAGAGTTCAAAGTTCGCAGCTATCCCGCCATCTTCAT GTGGAAGAATGATGTAAAATATCTTCACATAGGACCCCGAACCGGAGACGCCATCGTCAAATTTGCTCATCGAATTAGTGG TCCGCTGATTCGACCTTTGACCAGCCTGAAGCTCTTCCAACACGCTCTGAGTCACCATGATgtcatgtttgtttatattggaGCGTCATCGCCACTCAAA ggTGTGTTCTCTGCCGTGGCTCAGGAGATGATCGTGTCCACATTCTTCTTCTCTGCCAGCAGAGAAGTCCTGCCCAAG GCCGTGTCGCTTCCCGCTCTCCCGACTGTGGTGGTCTTCAAAGATGCCGGTTACTTCAGCTACAATG AGACGAGCGACGGCTCGCTGAAGGCCTGGATCAAAAGGGAAAGATTCAACAACTACGCCAATGTGGACAGCTACATGCTCTATGCCATGGGAGACTCGG GGAAGCTGGTTCTATTGGCGCTGTTGGACGACGCCAGTGTGAGCCAACAAAATCTCAG AAACATCCACTTTGGCTTCATGGAGGGCGATCACTACATCAACGGACTCATCATGGG CAAACTCGGACTTCCGGCCATCGTCATGTTGAATCTGTCCACCGACAGCTACTTCCTGCCGCCGACCTCGCTGGAGACTGAGCGCCACCTGCTGGACTTTTTGGATCAGGTTCTGGACGGCAGCATCCAG GCTCACGGAGGAAACGGAGTCACTCAGCGAGTCAGACGTTTCATTTACGAAACCAAAGTCACGCTCCTG CCGCTCTTCGCTGAGGCTCCGCTGCTCGGCTGCTTCCTGCTGGGCCTCCCGCTGGGCCTTGTGGGCTTGGTGTGCTTCGTGTGCCGGACGGCCCTGTCAGACCACGGAGGCcaagaagacgacgacgaccggCACATCTACTCTCGGAGACAAATACCAGAGAAGAAGTCAGACTGA
- the LOC133411634 gene encoding zinc finger protein 2-like isoform X2: MTTHTRTSADMCWVKSDDSEPTSRSAGDGATARSWTRRFRDVDPIPLQLQGGPASARLYCDVIDGLAEAGGLAEVFLVEIFRCKVCRFTCGLKSAICSHLLLAHASPEEAGLQRPALTYALDLKHDDDDFLLYDMLRDIDPPACHIDAHAGLKVTHNCEVSSLFEDDESIFPVKTAFRPADPPAVREEAAQSAHLMTLGLCRIAAARPQPEPGAAHPARPTSDPPLSKDGEKDVRKDAWRAPERRHARRRVRDVHQRRSAERRAELKLRGRRPEAGQRGAESHDLDENAGKSRRAIGGADGKKKITTHLDRSSTDRQKKERGELAAFVCSLCHKKLSSKVTLQRHLGVHTGIKLFSCPTCSYTSRLKESLQQHVRTHTGEKPFRCASCPYASIDRSSLVRHSRTHSQEKPYKCSQCDYSSIQKKSLDLHARRHHTGETFPCQQCDYASADRQLLLRHTRRHHHHHRQPHASSHNAEGQLEAPISKVQMSDV; encoded by the exons ATGACGACACACACGAGGACGTCAGCTGACATGTGCTGGGTCAAAAGCGACGACTCGGAGCCGACATCCCGGTCGGCGGGCGACGGCGCGACCGCACGGAGCTGGACGCGGCGTTTCCGGGACGTGGACCCCATCCCACTTCAGCTGCAAGGCGGGCCCGCCAGCGCCCGTCTCTACTGTGACGTCATCGACGGCCTGGCGGAGGCCGGTGGCCTGGCCGAGGTTTTCCTGGTAGAGATCTTCCGCTGCAAAGTGTGCCGCTTTACCTGCGGCCTCAAGAGCGCCATCTGCAGTCACTTGCTGCTGGCGCACGCCTCGCCAGAGGAGGCGGGGCTTCAGCGGCCGGCGCTGACCTACGCGCTCGACCTCAAACACGACGATGACGACTTCCTGCTCTACGACATGCTGCGCGACATCGACCCGCCCGCCTGCCACATTGATGCCCACGCGGGGTTAAAGGTCACGCACAACTGTGAG GTCAgcagcctttttgaggacgacGAGTCCATCTTCCCCGTGAAGACAGCGTTTCGTCCCGCGGATCCCCCCGCCGTTCGCGAGGAGGCGGCGCAGTCCGCCCACCTCATGACGCTCGGATTGTGTCGCATCGCCGCCGCGCGACCGCAGCCAGAGCCCGGGGCCGCGCATCCCGCCCGTCCGACGTCGGACCCGCCGCTGTCCAAGGACGGCGAAAAGGACGTGAGGAAGGACGCTTGGCGCGCACCTGAGCGACGTCACGCGCGGCGTCGCGTGAGGGACGTCCATCAGAGGCGGTCGGCTGAGCGGCGGGCGGAGCTAAAGTTACGTGGGAGGAGGCCGGAGGCGGGGCAAAGAGGGGCAGAGTCACATGACCTCGACGAGAacgctg GTAAAAGTCGACGTGCGATCGGAGGAGCTGACGGGAAGAAGAAAATTACGACACACCTGGACAG ATCATcaacagacagacaaaaaaaagaaagaggagagTTGGCGGCGTTCGTCTGCTCGCTTTGTCACAA GAAGTTGTCCAGCAAAGTCACTCTGCAGCGCCACCTGGGGGTCCACACTGGAATAAAACTCTTCTCCTGTCCCACGTGTTCATACACCAGCAGACTCAAGGAGTCGCTACAACAACACGTCAGGACGCACACTg GTGAAAAGCCTTTCAGGTGTGCGTCGTGTCCATACGCTTCCATCGATCGGAGTTCTCTGGTGCGACATTCCCGAACACACAGCCAAGAAAAACCGTACAAGTGTTCACAATGTGACTACAGCAG CATCCAGAAGAAGAGTTTGGATCTTCACGCACGTCGCCATCACACAGGGGAGACATTTCCATGCCAACAGTGCGACTACGCTAGCGCAGACCGCCAGTTGCTGCTGAGACACACGCgcagacatcatcatcatcatcggcaGCCGCACGCGTCCTCCCACAATGCCGAAGGGCAACTTGAGGCGCCGATCTCAAAG GTTCAAATGTCTGATGTGTGA